One stretch of Glycine soja cultivar W05 chromosome 7, ASM419377v2, whole genome shotgun sequence DNA includes these proteins:
- the LOC114419186 gene encoding aquaporin NIP6-1-like encodes HVGAEFLGTFLLMLAAISAAIEKEKSQGQETMMGCAEITGVVMMIIIYSIGNISGAHLNPAVTISFAAIKHIPWKNVPLYIGAQVLASVSAAFALKLIFHPFMSGGVTVPSVGYGKAFAAEFSVSFTLMFVVTAVANGTRAVRLFAGIVVGATVMINIHMAGAATGSSMNPARTLGPAIAAHNYKGIWIYLTAPILGSLCGAGAYTVLKLPDRNTTMQEE; translated from the exons CATGTTGGAGCAGAGTTTCTGGGCACCTTCCTTCTCATGCTTGCGGCAATAAGCGCtgcaattgaaaaagaaaagtcaCAAGGACAAGAAACTATGATGGGATGTGCAGAAATTACTGGAGTTGTTATGATGATCATCATATACTCCATAGGCAACATCTCCGGGGCTCATCTCAACCCCGCTGTAACCATCTCCTTTGCTGCAATAAAGCACATCCCGTGGAAGAAT GTGCCTTTGTATATTGGTGCACAAGTTTTGGCATCAGTGAGTGCTGCATTTGCTCTGAAGTTAATTTTTCATCCATTCATGAGCGGTGGAGTGACGGTCCCTTCAGTGGGATATGGGAAAGCTTTCGCTGCAGAGTTCAGTGTCAGCTTTACTCTTATGTTCGTTGTCACTGCAGTGGCCAACGGCACAAGAGCT GTGCGATTGTTCGCGGGAATCGTGGTGGGAGCCACTGTCATGATCAACATACACATGGCGGG GGCAGCAACTGGGAGTTCAATGAACCCGGCTAGAACACTGGGTCCAGCAATTGCTGCACACAACTACAAGGGCATATGGATCTATCTCACAGCTCCAATACTTGGATCTCTATGTGGGGCAGGTGCCTACACTGTGCTCAAGCTGCCTGATCGCAACACTACTATGCAGGAAGAGTGA
- the LOC114417660 gene encoding ethylene-responsive transcription factor ERF084-like — translation MNGELFLHAPTTTTTNFLLPKKSQTASSETLDPSQKLRRYETALEGIAAVVGEHVLFGTTLSHVSETPKKTNGVSSSLSKSYRGVRKRPWGRWSAEIRDRIGRCRHWLGTFDTAEEAARAYDAAARRMRGAKARTNFKIPSVLPLSPEGVHGSAVKPKTARSNARKCSSVEQLFSGVPQLRKDDGIGENGNVEVDLKLGVNFGVTSSRMVL, via the coding sequence ATGAACGGCGAACTCTTCTTACACGcgcccaccaccaccaccactaacTTTTTGCTtccaaaaaaatcccaaacggCGTCGTCGGAGACACTGGACCCATCACAGAAGCTACGACGCTACGAAACGGCGCTGGAAGGAATCGCCGCGGTCGTGGGAGAACACGTCCTCTTCGGAACCACGTTGTCGCATGTTTCTGAGACTCCGAAGAAGACAAATGGCGTGTCGTCGTCGTTGAGCAAGAGCTACAGAGGAGTAAGGAAGCGACCGTGGGGGAGGTGGTCAGCGGAGATACGCGACCGCATCGGGCGGTGCCGCCACTGGCTGGGGACTTTCGACACGGCGGAGGAGGCGGCGCGTGCGTACGACGCGGCGGCGAGGCGCATGAGAGGCGCGAAGGCGAGGACCAACTTCAAGATACCCTCGGTGTTGCCACTTTCTCCGGAAGGGGTTCATGGTAGTGCCGTGAAGCCGAAAACCGCGCGAAGCAACGCTAGGAAGTGTTCTTCCGTGGAACAATTGTTCAGTGGGGTGCCTCAACTTCGAAAAGATGATGGTATCGGCGAGAATGGGAATGTGGAGGTCGATTTGAAGCTGGGTGTGAACTTTGGTGTTACGAGCTCTAGAATGGTGCTTTAG